The following coding sequences lie in one Candidatus Methylomirabilis lanthanidiphila genomic window:
- the mobA gene encoding putative molybdenum cofactor guanylyltransferase codes for MTGIVLAGGKSSRMGVNKALIEFGGRRLIEATVDRLRALFPEVLIIANDPPRYAYLGVKVIPDLIPDSGSLGGIYTGLSAASHHTGFFVACDMPFLNADLITLLVREAEGWDVVVPRVNGELQPLHAVYAKSCLPLIKESIDASVLKIARFFAKAKVKIIEEPALRAVDPHLLGFMNVNTPLELEQAEAVRRQCSLQRSADS; via the coding sequence GTGACGGGGATCGTGCTGGCGGGCGGTAAGTCCTCGCGCATGGGTGTCAATAAGGCCTTGATCGAATTCGGGGGCAGACGGCTGATCGAGGCAACGGTGGACCGCCTCAGGGCGCTCTTCCCGGAGGTCCTGATTATCGCCAATGATCCTCCGCGATATGCCTATCTTGGTGTCAAGGTTATTCCGGATCTCATCCCCGATTCCGGCTCGCTCGGCGGGATCTATACGGGCCTGAGCGCCGCGAGCCACCACACCGGCTTCTTCGTTGCGTGTGACATGCCCTTCCTCAACGCCGACCTGATTACGCTCCTGGTTCGCGAGGCCGAAGGGTGGGACGTCGTGGTGCCGCGCGTCAATGGTGAACTGCAGCCGCTGCACGCCGTCTACGCCAAGTCGTGCCTCCCGCTTATTAAAGAGTCCATCGACGCGTCTGTGTTGAAGATTGCCCGGTTCTTCGCGAAGGCCAAGGTGAAGATCATTGAGGAGCCGGCGCTGCGGGCGGTTGACCCGCATCTTCTCGGGTTTATGAACGTCAATACCCCCCTTGAGCTGGAGCAGGCCGAGGCCGTCAGGCGACAATGCAGCCTTCAGCGATCAGCTGACAGCTAG
- a CDS encoding 5-methylthioadenosine/S-adenosylhomocysteine deaminase (MTA/SAH deaminase) codes for MILTARLVLPISSPPIMDGGILIRDGAICAVGKTSALIRDFATEPHDDLGNAVLLPGLVNAHTHLELTGLRGRLPLGTSFTDWAVALIGLRSELDDEFFAASARLGATTLLRSGVTCVADITASGSSVAPLKAAGIRGIIYQEILGPDPEQAGARLDAAEAAIRSLQLQANESLLSIGLSPHAPYSLSEPLLVRCAELLRRQYLPATIHVAESPEEVTYIGLGLGPIATKLLPAVGRRAPSHRVCGESPVAFLDRAGLLSDRLLAVHGVQMGMSDLRLLKQRDVALAVCPRSNDHLNVGTAPLLRCLAVSLRVGLGTDSLASNETLSLWDEMRFARRLYGEPVAAQQLVTMATLGGAAALGMADTIGSLAPGKRADLTAVAIDRFDDADPYELLVNQASDDAVVLSAVDGKIVHQREGATRWHCH; via the coding sequence GTGATTCTGACCGCTCGTCTCGTGCTGCCGATTTCCAGCCCGCCTATCATGGACGGCGGCATCCTCATTCGCGATGGTGCCATCTGCGCGGTCGGCAAGACATCTGCCCTGATCAGAGATTTCGCAACCGAACCACACGACGATCTGGGGAACGCTGTCCTCCTTCCCGGTCTGGTCAATGCGCATACTCACCTGGAATTGACGGGGCTGCGCGGCCGCCTGCCCCTCGGTACATCGTTTACCGATTGGGCGGTTGCGCTGATCGGTCTTCGCTCCGAGTTGGATGACGAGTTCTTTGCGGCGTCGGCCCGTCTGGGCGCCACGACCCTGCTTCGAAGCGGCGTGACCTGTGTTGCCGATATTACGGCGTCCGGCAGCAGCGTCGCCCCCCTCAAAGCAGCCGGGATTCGGGGTATCATCTATCAGGAGATCCTGGGACCAGACCCTGAGCAGGCTGGGGCGAGACTCGACGCCGCCGAGGCGGCCATCCGGTCGCTTCAACTCCAAGCGAATGAAAGCCTGTTGTCGATTGGTCTGTCGCCGCATGCGCCGTACAGCCTGTCCGAGCCGCTGCTGGTGCGCTGCGCCGAACTGCTGCGGCGCCAATACCTCCCCGCGACGATTCATGTGGCGGAATCGCCCGAGGAGGTGACCTATATCGGATTGGGGCTGGGGCCGATTGCCACGAAGCTGCTGCCTGCCGTGGGTCGGCGTGCGCCATCCCATCGGGTCTGCGGCGAAAGCCCGGTTGCGTTCCTCGACCGAGCCGGCCTGCTGTCGGACCGACTGCTGGCGGTACACGGTGTTCAAATGGGAATGTCGGATCTTCGGTTGCTGAAACAGCGGGACGTAGCGCTGGCCGTTTGTCCTCGGAGCAATGACCACCTCAACGTGGGGACTGCGCCGCTGTTGCGATGTCTTGCGGTCTCACTGCGGGTCGGTCTGGGAACCGATTCGCTGGCCAGCAACGAGACGCTGAGCCTCTGGGACGAGATGCGGTTTGCGCGGCGGCTCTATGGCGAACCGGTGGCGGCGCAACAGCTCGTGACCATGGCCACACTCGGGGGGGCCGCGGCGCTTGGGATGGCCGACACCATCGGGTCGCTCGCACCCGGGAAGCGCGCCGACCTCACGGCCGTGGCCATCGATCGTTTCGACGATGCTGACCCGTATGAATTACTTGTCAATCAGGCGTCGGATGACGCAGTTGTTTTGAGTGCGGTAGACGGTAAGATCGTTCATCAACGCGAGGGGGCCACGCGGTGGCACTGTCACTAG